Genomic DNA from Shewanella woodyi ATCC 51908:
GACTGCAGGAGTCGTAAAAAACCAGTCGCCTAAGATAACGTGTTTAGTTGTAATATAGATCGCTTGCGGGTTGTTAGAACGATTAGCCATGAACATAAAAAAAGCGATGCCTGTCCCCGTGCCAGTGACAACTACCGCGGCAATAATATGAATGTATTTAACGACTAAGTAATATTCCACTGTGTCTCCAAGACTTGCATATTAAGGTTTTCTCAGCATGTTTTATCTTCAAAAAAGATATTCAATGCATCAAAGTATGAGTTAAATTCAGTGAGTTTAAGTAAACCTAGGCATGGCTTGGCTCCAGTAAATTGTGCGGGATCAAGCTTCTCTTCACACAAAAGTTTCCTTGCTAAGATAATGGTTGAAAGTGTGGGAATATGGGGGCCATTTCCTTGCGGGGCGTATAAAGTCCATTTTATCTGTTTTGCGCCCTGATTATTGTCTACACCGTTAATGGAAACTTGCATTGCCCCTTCGTCGCTACCTAGGGAGATAAATAGGTTGCTGGTACTCATGATTATTTTAGATAATGGTGCCCAGTTTGTTACTAAACCTATTTTTGCTAAATATGCCATCCCCACCATAGTTAGGTGCAATAGTGGTATCTCCAATCCAGCCTGAAAGCTAACTTGTTTAGATACACGATAACGATGAGGGAACAATTCTAAATCAGGTACATCTACATTTGCTAAATGCCGCTTTCCCACAAATAGACCAAAATCATTTACCTTTGAATCCATCCAACCATAGGCACCTTGCCATCGGCCATCTTTAAACACTTTTATTGCATGCCCCGTGTAAGACAGTATCCCTTCAATAGTTGCTAAACCCCGTTCAGCTTTATTTCCTGGAGCAATAGAAAGTTCAATTGAGTTAATAAGATTAAATTGCTTCTCGTAATGGTCGACAACTGCAGAAGATAAGCCGGGTACTGAGCTAGCGCCGCTAACAACCAGTAACTCCCTCTCTTTGGCTTGGGCATTTAACTCAGAAATATCACAAACAAATCGCCGATCATCGGCTAAGTCAATATAATGAGCACCACAGTCTAAACATGCTTTAGGTACGCGGTGATCTTGAGCTTGAAAAGGCCCACTGGTATGAATAACAAGGTAGGGTGAAATCTTAGCTAATTGATCTTTAAAGTGTTGAGAAAATATATCAATCACCAAAGGCTTGAGATCAGCGGCGGCACCTGGTTTA
This window encodes:
- a CDS encoding saccharopine dehydrogenase family protein; translated protein: MRKVVVLGGYGNFGKRIVENLADIDGITVMIAGRSSDKALSLIEKLKPGAAADLKPLVIDIFSQHFKDQLAKISPYLVIHTSGPFQAQDHRVPKACLDCGAHYIDLADDRRFVCDISELNAQAKERELLVVSGASSVPGLSSAVVDHYEKQFNLINSIELSIAPGNKAERGLATIEGILSYTGHAIKVFKDGRWQGAYGWMDSKVNDFGLFVGKRHLANVDVPDLELFPHRYRVSKQVSFQAGLEIPLLHLTMVGMAYLAKIGLVTNWAPLSKIIMSTSNLFISLGSDEGAMQVSINGVDNNQGAKQIKWTLYAPQGNGPHIPTLSTIILARKLLCEEKLDPAQFTGAKPCLGLLKLTEFNSYFDALNIFFEDKTC